From the Jilunia laotingensis genome, the window TGATACAAAAGAATAGAAATAGAATGATTGTGAATCTGTGATTCATAGCTTTTTGTCGATTGTTAACACAGCGAATATATACAAAAAAATGTGAAAGGCATATAGGGGGAGGTTGTTTTTTGATGAAATAGAATGAAAAAAGAGGAATTTCCCTATTTCAGGGAAATTCCTCTATCTAAATGTAAACTCGAGTTGTCGTTTTATACCAAATGTCCGATCCATTCTTCACGATCTCCCGGGAGGAGATCAATGATGGGAATTTCAATCATCGTATAGCATCCCGGTTGTTGACGCATAGAAGCACGAGCTACACATACTAATACTTGGGCTGTCAAAGCCGGGTTGTTGATATGCATATTGAATTCGAATAATTGGTTTTGGGTTTTCCCGGAGACTCCTTTGCGGGTTAAATTAACTCCGTGTCCCATATCAAGCAAGGCATCTACGCTGGGAACCTGTTTAACGTGAGTTTCATCGTTAACGAAATATGCATCGGATTTAATAGCTGCAGCTACTTCGTCGAATTTATATCCCTCTTTTAGTTCGATGTATACCATCCGACGATGAATGCCGGTACCAGTGGGGATTGTCATGGAAAGTGCAGCTTTTACACCATCGATGGCTTTTACTGCCACCGTATGTCCCATACTCATGCCGGGGCCGAAGTTTGTGTATGTGATTCCTTTAGGGGCGATAGCTTCTAATAGGGTGCGGACAACTGAATCACTTCCCGGGTCCCATCCTGCAGAAATAATAGAAACGGCTCCATGCTCTTTGGCGTATGTTCCTAATTCGTGACGTAAAGCTGTAATACCTGTATGAATATCATAGCTATCGACTGTGTTGATGCCTAAAGCTAGGATCTCTTTTGCATAGCTTTCTACGCTACGGGTAGGGGTACACAAGATAGCTACATCTACATCTTGCAGTTCTTTGATATCTTTTACAATGGGGTAATCATTCAATTCGGCAGGTTTGTTTTCTGCTCCTGCACGACGAACTACACCTGCTATTTCAAAATCGGGAGCAGACTGGAGGGCTTCCAGTACATAATGACCAATATTGCCATAGCCAACTATGGCAGCTCTTACTTTTTTCATCTTTTTATTGGTTTCGTTTAACATATTTCTTCTTTTGTGGTGCAAAAATAATCATTTTTTCTGTTTATGAAGGTAATAATGGTGTTAAAGTTAGTTTTTATACTCAAGATGTTAGAGGCTTAATATTTCATGTGTGCGTATGTTACAATGAGGCTGTAAAAGGTTGTTTGATTATAGTGTGATAATCAAATAAAAGTACAATATTTCATGTGTGTGTGCGTTATAAATATATTATGATAGAATACGTTAAAGGCGAGATTGCCGAGCTAAGCCCGGCAACTGCGATAATCGATTGTAATGGCTTGGGGTATGCCGTAAATATCTCACTGAACACATACTCGGCGATTCAAGGTAAAAGTAGTTGTAAACTATATATATATGAAGCTATCCGTGAAGATGCATATGTCTTGTATGGCTTTGCAGATAGGCAGGAACGGGAATTATTCTTATTATTAATATCTGTATCCGGTATTGGGGGAAACACGGCACGAATGATACTTTCGGCACTGTCTCCGAGCGAATTGGCCAATGTTATTAGTACCGAAAATGCCAATCTTCTGAAAACAGTGAAAGGTATTGGGCTGAAAACGGCTCAACGTGTGATAGTGGATTTAAAAGATAAAATAAAAACTTCTGCACCTGCTACAAGTAGTGAAGGTGTATTCTCCACTATGACTTCTGAAGTTCAGGAAGAGGCTGTGGCAGCACTTACAATGCTTGGGTTTGCAGCGGCTCCTTCGCAGAAAGTTGTACTTACCATTTTGAAAGAAGAACCAAATGCTGCTGTTGAAAAAGTAATCAAGCTGGCTTTGAAGAGATTATGAAAATAAAGTGCCGACTTTATAGTGAATCGATGTGTCAATGGATTTTGCAATTATTCCGCAAACCCATTGACTCATTGGCATATTGGCACATTAGTATGTTATTTTTGTTTCTAGGTTGTATTCCTGCTTTTGCTCAGGCGCTTCAACCGATGCCTATTGTAGAAAAAAAGGTAGAATACGATGCTTTGACCAATCGATATCTTATCCGCACTTATATTGGAGGGCAGGAGATGGAGGTACCTGTGATCAT encodes:
- a CDS encoding diaminopimelate dehydrogenase, whose translation is MKKVRAAIVGYGNIGHYVLEALQSAPDFEIAGVVRRAGAENKPAELNDYPIVKDIKELQDVDVAILCTPTRSVESYAKEILALGINTVDSYDIHTGITALRHELGTYAKEHGAVSIISAGWDPGSDSVVRTLLEAIAPKGITYTNFGPGMSMGHTVAVKAIDGVKAALSMTIPTGTGIHRRMVYIELKEGYKFDEVAAAIKSDAYFVNDETHVKQVPSVDALLDMGHGVNLTRKGVSGKTQNQLFEFNMHINNPALTAQVLVCVARASMRQQPGCYTMIEIPIIDLLPGDREEWIGHLV
- the ruvA gene encoding Holliday junction branch migration protein RuvA; protein product: MIEYVKGEIAELSPATAIIDCNGLGYAVNISLNTYSAIQGKSSCKLYIYEAIREDAYVLYGFADRQERELFLLLISVSGIGGNTARMILSALSPSELANVISTENANLLKTVKGIGLKTAQRVIVDLKDKIKTSAPATSSEGVFSTMTSEVQEEAVAALTMLGFAAAPSQKVVLTILKEEPNAAVEKVIKLALKRL